The following are from one region of the Haemophilus parainfluenzae genome:
- the ruvC gene encoding crossover junction endodeoxyribonuclease RuvC, with amino-acid sequence MSIILGIDPGSRVTGYGVIRQNGRQLEYLGSGAIRTQVEDLPTRLKRIYAGVTEIITQFQPDMFAIEQVFMAKNADSALKLGQARGTAIVAAVNHDLPVFEYAARLVKQTVVGIGSADKVQVQDMVTRILKLSDKPQADAADALAIAITHAHTIQHSLHIASTVKTTETHEKMTELLKTRYSRGRFRLKI; translated from the coding sequence ATGAGTATTATTTTAGGCATTGACCCAGGTTCTCGTGTAACGGGCTATGGTGTGATTCGACAAAATGGTCGCCAATTAGAATATCTCGGCAGTGGAGCAATCCGCACGCAGGTCGAGGATTTACCTACACGATTAAAACGAATTTATGCCGGTGTGACAGAAATCATCACGCAATTTCAGCCCGATATGTTTGCCATTGAACAGGTGTTTATGGCTAAAAATGCGGATTCAGCTTTAAAACTGGGTCAAGCACGTGGTACGGCAATTGTGGCGGCTGTGAATCATGATTTGCCGGTATTTGAATATGCCGCTCGTTTGGTGAAACAGACTGTCGTTGGGATTGGCTCGGCAGATAAAGTGCAAGTGCAAGACATGGTGACGAGAATTCTGAAGCTTTCCGATAAACCACAAGCCGATGCGGCAGATGCTTTAGCTATAGCCATCACTCATGCTCATACCATTCAACATTCCTTGCATATTGCGAGCACGGTCAAAACCACAGAAACACACGAAAAAATGACCGAACTTTTAAAAACAAGGTACAGCCGAGGTCGATTTAGATTAAAAATTTAA